Proteins found in one Pseudorasbora parva isolate DD20220531a chromosome 11, ASM2467924v1, whole genome shotgun sequence genomic segment:
- the sox3 gene encoding transcription factor Sox-3, with protein MYNMMETEIKSPLPQSNTGSAAGGKNNSANDQDRVKRPMNAFMVWSRGQRRKMAQENPKMHNSEISKRLGADWKLLTDAEKRPFIDEAKRLRAMHMKEHPDYKYRPRRKTKTLLKKDKYSLPGGLLAPGANAVNSGVSVGQRMDYTHMNGWTNSAYSLMQDQLAYPQHPSMNSPQIQQMHRYDMAGLQYPMMSTAQTYMNAASTYSMSPAYTQQTSSAMGLGSMASVCKTEPSSPPPAITSHSQRACLGDLRDMISMYLPPGGDSADHSSLQTSRLHSVHPHYQSAGTGVNGTLPLTHI; from the coding sequence ATGTATAACATGATGGAAACCGAGATTAAAAGCCCCCTTCCGCAGTCCAACACGGGCTCGGCGGCGGGTGGCAAAAACAACAGTGCCAACGACCAGGACCGGGTGAAGCGGCCTATGAATGCTTTCATGGTGTGGTCTCGCGGTCAGCGGAGGAAGATGGCACAAGAGAATCCTAAAATGCACAACTCTGAGATCAGCAAGCGCCTCGGTGCTGACTGGAAACTTTTGACTGACGCCGAGAAGAGACCCTTTATTGACGAGGCCAAGCGGTTACGAGCCATGCACATGAAGGAGCACCCGGATTACAAATACCGTCCCCGCAGGAAGACCAAGACCCTGCTGAAGAAAGACAAGTATTCCTTGCCCGGAGGACTCTTGGCGCCCGGTGCCAACGCTGTCAACAGCGGCGTCTCGGTGGGCCAGCGGATGGACTACACGCACATGAACGGCTGGACGAACAGCGCGTACTCCCTCATGCAGGACCAGCTGGCCTACCCTCAGCATCCCAGCATGAATAGTCCCCAGATTCAGCAGATGCACCGGTACGACATGGCGGGACTTCAGTACCCGATGATGTCCACGGCCCAGACCTACATGAACGCGGCGTCCACGTACAGCATGTCACCAGCATACACGCAGCAAACTTCCAGCGCAATGGGTTTGGGATCCATGGCTTCAGTATGCAAGACTGAACCCAGCTCTCCTCCTCCGGCCATAACCTCTCACTCTCAGCGTGCTTGTTTGGGAGACCTGAGGGATATGATAAGCATGTACCTGCCGCCCGGAGGAGACAGCGCCGACCACTCCAGTCTACAGACCAGTCGGTTACACAGCGTTCATCCGCACTATCAAAGCGCAGGGACTGGCGTGAACGGAACGCTACCCCTAACCCACATTTGA